In Podarcis muralis chromosome 14, rPodMur119.hap1.1, whole genome shotgun sequence, one genomic interval encodes:
- the RSL1D1 gene encoding ribosomal L1 domain-containing protein 1, which yields MDPATEFPVDQGQIKKAAQALLAFSASKQKKAEKLLLNEDQHVFLMVTVWKIPPRDQVIKITLPHDILPATSDVCLFTKDEPGLTAEQTENLYRKLLSQHGITRISEVISYKTLKKEYKPYEAKRRLLSRFSLFLADDRIRRLLPSHIGKHFYKSKKAPVSVNLKAKDLSKEINKHLQGTILPVTNKGCCYSIRVGHSGMEASEISENVIAAVKVLATKAPQIWKSVKILHLKMSKSVALPIFTCSNSKIGAPQKQPDAEVEQENQAKKKKKKGKKTAGKKNLAKAGATGEISQVPAIAGGKKAAVEEDEEDEDGDIPQLVPIEASPGVKNEKVLEPSPATGKEIKAGKKAAATLTLLGKRKASPSPGTQLKTPGVGSKLLRRDKKPKTRS from the exons ATTAAAAAAGCAGCCCAGGCCCTCCTTGCATTCAGCGCCAGCAAGCAAAAAAAAGCAGAGAAGCTGCTGTTGAATGAGGACCAGCATGTATTTCTGATGGTCACAGTTTGGAAAATCCCTCCACGTGATCAAGTCATCAAAAT AACACTGCCTCATGATATTTTGCCGGCCACATCAGATGTTTGCCTCTTCACAAAAGATGAGCCAGGCTTAACAGCTGAGCAGACTGAGAACTTGTACAGGAAACTCTTGTCCCAGCATGGGATCACAAGGATCAGCGAG GTCATCTCCTACAAAACACTGAAAAAAGAATATAAACCTTATGAAGCAAAGCGTCGCCTCTTGAGtcgattttctctctttttggctGATGACCGGATTCGGCGGCTTCTGCCATCGCACATAGGGAAACACTTCTATAAGAGTAAAAA GGCTCCTGTGTCTGTGAATCTGAAAGCAAAGGACCTCtctaaggaaataaacaagcatCTCCAAGGCACTATTCTTCCAGTCACGAACAAGGGCTGTTGCTA TTCTATACGTGTTGGTCACAGTGGCATGGAGGCCTCGGAGATCTCTGAAAACGTCATTGCTGCCGTGAAAGTGTTAGCCACGAAAGCCCCCCAG ATCTGGAAAAGTGTTAAGATCCTTCATCTCAAGATGAGCAAATCTGTTGCTCTTCCGATCTTTACCTGTAGTAATTCCAAAATAGGCGCTCCTCAGAAACAGCCAGATGCCGAAGTTGAACAG GAAAAccaagcaaagaaaaagaaaaagaaagggaaaaagacaGCTGGAAAGAAGAACTTGGCTAAAGCCGGGGCGACAGGAGAAATCAGCCAGGTTCCTGCCATTGCTGGGGGAAAGAAGGCAGCAgtggaagaagatgaagaagatgagGATGGAGACATTCCACAGCTGGTTCCAATTGAAGCATCTCCCGGTGTGAAAAATGAGAAG GTGCTAGAGCCTAGTCctgccacaggaaaagaaatcaaagcaGGCAAAAAAGCTGCAGCAACTCTAACTCTCCTTGGCAAGAGGAAGGCATCCCCATCTCCAGGAACGCAACTGAAAACACCTGGGGTTGGGTCGAAATTGCTCAGACGAGACAAGAAACCCAAAACCCGAAGCTAA
- the LOC114584695 gene encoding transmembrane protein 238-like: MAEALGKAPPPQAGSLSPSGAAGVASGAQGGPAALQVLQVPGAVPSDGLLSPWSSAVSLSSAFGSPPESATSLPAASAPMASLGGGLGRCAGAFWMALLFDAVGLAILLVGVFVDVFFADLLIYGGGVGIFFSLLWWVFWYVGNLEVPAAELQDDVGLRRHSTKKKKAAPVGAPAGHGLARLVRNLSMRFSGPFTAFSRSPECQPGSVRRAHFASAASASMATTVSSSVELQPA, from the coding sequence ATGGCTGAGGCGCTGGGGAAGGCGCCGCCGCCTCAGGCGGGGAGCTTGTCCCCCTCAGGGGCGGCAGGTGTGGCCTCAGGTGCGCAGGGCGGGCCGGCGGCGCTCCAGGTGCTCCAAGTGCCCGGCGCCGTCCCCTCGGACGGGCTGCTCTCGCCTTGGTCCAGCGCAGTCTCCTTGTCGAGCGCCTTCGGCTCCCCTCCGGAGTCGGCCACCTCTCTGCCCGCCGCCTCGGCGCCCATGGCCTCGCTGGGCGGGGGGCTGGGCCGGTGCGCGGGCGCCTTCTGGATGGCGCTGCTCTTCGACGCGGTGGGCCTGGCCATCCTGCTGGTGGGCGTCTTCGTCGACGTCTTCTTCGCCGACCTGCTCATCTACGGCGGCGGCGTGGGCATCTTCTTCAGCCTCCTCTGGTGGGTCTTCTGGTACGTGGGCAACCTGGAGGTGCCCGCCGCCGAGCTGCAGGACGACGTGGGGCTCCGGCGCCACTCGACCAAGAAGAAGAAGGCGGCGCCCGTCGGGGCGCCCGCAGGCCACGGCCTGGCCCGGCTCGTCAGGAACCTCAGCATGCGCTTCTCGGGGCCCTTCACCGCCTTCTCCCGGTCCCCCGAGTGCCAGCCGGGCTCCGTCAGGAGGGCTCACTTCGCCAGCGCCGCGTCGGCGTCGATGGCCACGACGGTATCCAGCTCGGTGGAGCTCCAGCcggcctga